A window of Marinobacter salarius contains these coding sequences:
- the ubiH gene encoding 2-octaprenyl-6-methoxyphenyl hydroxylase yields the protein MNQHDTDIIIAGGGLAGATLALALAKTLPQLRVTVVEAFPLSPDALPDSYQPSYDARSTALAWGSRLIFEELGLWQRLSEHATPIRHIHVSDRGHFGATRLNAAEHQQEALGYVADNRWMGLCLMRELLQTHVVWEAPAEVTAMQPLSEGVRVTLGADTGDRELTAQCLVVADGGRSGLRETLGFRVNEQAYDQHALIANVSTSHSHEFTAFERFTDAGPMALLPHGSPARAGTNAALVWTLSSKALDELLSLGDDDKCQRLQHRFGWRLGRFTRIGECSHYPLTLKTVDEAVRPGVVLVGNAAHTLHPVAGQGFNLALRGLMALVEQFCVAVEQQQPLGSLGVLNAYQARHRRDWQQTVRFSDSLIQLFGNHLPLVTTARDAGLMGLDLLPGAKRWFARQAMGLGGRRAELRATDNAFSERNDHE from the coding sequence GTGAACCAGCACGATACCGATATCATCATCGCCGGTGGTGGGCTGGCAGGAGCCACCCTGGCATTGGCGCTGGCGAAAACCTTGCCGCAATTGCGGGTGACCGTGGTAGAGGCGTTTCCGTTGTCTCCGGACGCCCTGCCTGACAGTTACCAGCCCAGCTACGATGCCCGCTCCACAGCGCTGGCCTGGGGCTCAAGGTTGATCTTTGAAGAACTGGGCCTGTGGCAACGGCTTTCCGAGCATGCCACGCCCATTCGCCATATTCATGTATCGGATCGTGGGCATTTCGGGGCCACGCGCCTGAACGCCGCCGAGCACCAACAGGAGGCTCTGGGCTATGTCGCGGACAACCGCTGGATGGGGCTGTGCCTGATGCGGGAACTGCTGCAGACGCATGTGGTCTGGGAAGCACCGGCGGAAGTGACAGCCATGCAGCCGCTATCGGAGGGTGTTCGCGTTACCCTGGGCGCCGACACGGGAGATCGGGAACTGACCGCGCAGTGTCTGGTGGTGGCTGACGGCGGCCGTTCCGGCCTGCGTGAAACACTGGGCTTCCGGGTCAATGAACAGGCGTATGATCAGCATGCCCTGATCGCCAATGTCTCCACCTCCCATAGTCATGAGTTTACCGCGTTTGAACGTTTCACCGATGCTGGCCCCATGGCGTTGTTGCCTCACGGCTCGCCAGCGCGCGCCGGCACAAACGCCGCCCTGGTATGGACGTTGAGTAGTAAGGCTCTTGATGAACTGCTGTCATTGGGCGATGACGACAAGTGCCAGCGACTGCAGCATCGTTTTGGCTGGCGCCTGGGGCGTTTCACCCGAATCGGGGAATGCAGCCACTACCCGCTGACCCTGAAAACCGTGGATGAGGCAGTTCGCCCCGGTGTGGTATTGGTAGGCAATGCGGCGCACACGCTTCATCCGGTTGCCGGTCAGGGCTTCAACCTTGCTTTGAGGGGGCTGATGGCGCTGGTGGAGCAGTTCTGTGTGGCTGTCGAGCAGCAGCAACCCCTGGGCAGCCTGGGCGTGCTTAACGCCTATCAGGCACGTCATCGTCGGGACTGGCAACAGACAGTGCGGTTTTCCGACTCACTGATCCAGCTCTTCGGCAATCATCTGCCCCTGGTAACCACGGCCCGCGACGCCGGCCTGATGGGGCTGGACCTGCTACCCGGCGCCAAGCGCTGGTTTGCTCGTCAGGCCATGGGGCTGGGTGGGCGCCGGGCCGAGCTTCGTGCTACTGACAACGCTTTCTCGGAACGCAATGACCATGAGTGA
- a CDS encoding ZrgA family zinc uptake protein: MSAKRLPPNRPRSLHTLGCMVAACSLAPMALAADNPGAHEHGHARLQMAVEENRIDLMLNSPAYNLAGFEHGARTEAEKSRLADITRWLETTPLVNTAAADCRVTAAAVELGGEDENHGGETHHGHDEHDHHEAEHHDEGHHDEEHHGEATHREYDVSQQLACNHIDADQEFTSALMERFEGMEELTVEWVSPSGQGSARLTPSNRAFTVNN, encoded by the coding sequence ATGTCCGCTAAACGCTTACCCCCCAACCGTCCACGCTCGCTGCATACACTTGGATGTATGGTCGCCGCCTGCAGCCTGGCACCGATGGCGCTGGCCGCCGACAATCCCGGCGCCCACGAGCACGGCCATGCCCGATTGCAGATGGCGGTGGAAGAAAACCGTATTGACCTGATGCTCAATTCCCCGGCCTACAACCTCGCCGGGTTCGAGCATGGCGCCCGCACAGAGGCGGAAAAAAGCCGGTTGGCGGACATTACCCGCTGGCTGGAAACCACGCCGCTGGTCAACACCGCAGCGGCCGACTGCCGCGTGACAGCCGCAGCCGTGGAACTCGGCGGGGAAGACGAAAACCATGGTGGGGAGACTCATCACGGCCACGACGAGCACGATCATCACGAGGCCGAACATCACGACGAAGGACATCATGACGAAGAACATCATGGGGAAGCCACTCATCGGGAATACGACGTATCCCAGCAACTGGCATGCAACCACATCGACGCCGATCAGGAATTTACATCGGCACTGATGGAGAGGTTCGAGGGCATGGAGGAGCTCACCGTCGAATGGGTCAGCCCCTCTGGCCAGGGTAGTGCCCGGCTGACACCCTCAAACCGGGCATTTACTGTCAACAACTGA
- a CDS encoding ABC transporter permease produces the protein MNLRLALSLAMASLWYRRRVLALVTLTLTLSITLLLGVQYLRTEVKQSFTSTISGTDLIVGARSGQLNLLLYTVFHIGDATNNIRWSTYEKLQEDERIGWLVPISLGDSYRGHRVVGTNEQFPEHFRYGRDQKPALAEGEWFADVFDVVLGAEVARKHAHQTGDRVVLSHGGGKTSFSNHKDTPFTVTGILAPTGTPVDQAVYVSLEGLEAIHIGWESGVAIPGRTVTPEQARQRDLTPDAITAAFVGIDRKVLTFQVQRQINESQLEPLSAILPGVALSELWRIMGQFEKALLGITGFVVVTSLVGLVAVLLTLQAQRRQEAAILRATGASPALIAALHVIECILLAIAACGLAILAGAAGIAALSPWLLDTWGVQVGLRPLNATEWSIIASVPLAALLVGLIPALQAWRGSRKQGLGHVAPE, from the coding sequence ATGAACCTGCGGCTGGCACTGTCTCTGGCCATGGCAAGCCTCTGGTATCGGCGCAGGGTACTGGCGCTGGTAACCCTGACCCTGACGCTCAGCATCACCCTGCTTCTGGGCGTTCAGTACCTTCGCACCGAAGTGAAGCAGTCCTTTACCAGCACCATCTCCGGCACCGACCTGATCGTGGGCGCTCGCAGCGGTCAGCTGAACCTGCTGCTGTACACGGTCTTTCACATCGGTGACGCCACCAATAACATCCGCTGGAGTACCTACGAGAAACTGCAGGAGGATGAGCGCATTGGCTGGCTGGTGCCCATTTCCCTGGGCGACAGTTACCGGGGGCACCGGGTTGTCGGCACCAACGAGCAGTTCCCGGAACATTTCCGCTACGGTCGGGACCAGAAACCCGCATTGGCCGAGGGAGAATGGTTCGCCGATGTCTTCGACGTGGTGTTGGGGGCCGAAGTAGCCCGCAAGCACGCTCACCAGACTGGCGACAGGGTTGTCCTGTCCCATGGTGGCGGCAAGACCAGCTTCTCCAACCACAAGGACACTCCGTTTACGGTCACTGGCATCCTCGCTCCCACTGGCACACCGGTGGACCAGGCAGTTTACGTCAGCCTGGAGGGCCTCGAAGCCATCCATATTGGCTGGGAATCCGGTGTTGCCATCCCCGGGCGAACCGTCACGCCCGAACAGGCCAGGCAGAGGGACCTCACACCGGACGCGATTACCGCCGCATTCGTGGGCATCGACCGCAAGGTGCTGACTTTTCAGGTTCAGCGCCAGATCAACGAATCGCAGCTCGAACCGTTGTCGGCGATTCTCCCTGGGGTGGCGCTCAGCGAACTCTGGCGAATCATGGGTCAGTTCGAAAAAGCCTTGCTGGGCATCACCGGCTTTGTGGTGGTCACCAGCCTGGTCGGGCTCGTGGCCGTGTTACTGACTCTGCAAGCACAGCGCCGGCAGGAAGCGGCGATTCTCAGGGCTACCGGAGCTTCGCCGGCGCTCATCGCGGCATTGCACGTTATCGAATGCATTCTGCTGGCCATCGCGGCCTGTGGGCTCGCGATACTGGCCGGAGCGGCCGGCATCGCGGCTCTTAGCCCCTGGCTACTGGATACGTGGGGCGTTCAGGTAGGCCTGCGGCCGCTGAATGCAACGGAATGGTCGATCATCGCCAGCGTCCCTCTGGCAGCATTGCTCGTGGGACTGATTCCGGCGCTCCAGGCCTGGCGGGGCAGCCGAAAACAGGGGCTGGGGCACGTGGCCCCAGAGTGA
- the pepP gene encoding Xaa-Pro aminopeptidase, which translates to MASLIPVKEFNDRRHRLMERMAPDSIAILPAAPERVRNRDVLHPFRQDSDFHYLTGFGEPEAVLVLIPGREHGESVLFCKERNPEKELWDGFLAGPEGAIETFGLDDAFPIADIDDILPGMIEGRSRVYYPLGKDHNFDAKVMDWVKLIRSKVRSGAHPPGEFVALEHLLHDLRLYKSAAEIRVMARASEISCEAHKRAMKRAGKGVFEYALEAELIHTFMENGARSTAYPSIVGGGQNACILHYIENSAPLNEGDLVLIDAGCELECYASDITRTFPVSGTFSDEQRALYEVVLAAQYAAIEEVRPGNHWDHPHQAALKVLTQGLIDLGLLKDTTVEQAIEEQAFKPFFMHRTGHWLGMDVHDVGDYKVGDAWRELEPGMALTVEPGLYVAPDNSSVDAKWRGIGIRIEDDVVVTKEGCRVLTEAVPKTIPEIEALMAD; encoded by the coding sequence ATGGCTTCACTGATACCCGTCAAGGAATTCAACGATCGCCGGCACCGGCTGATGGAAAGAATGGCGCCGGATAGCATTGCCATCCTGCCGGCCGCCCCCGAACGGGTGCGTAACCGGGATGTCCTGCATCCGTTTCGTCAGGACAGTGACTTTCACTATCTGACCGGATTTGGCGAGCCGGAAGCAGTCCTGGTGCTGATCCCCGGCCGGGAGCATGGTGAGTCCGTACTCTTCTGTAAGGAACGAAATCCGGAAAAGGAGCTTTGGGATGGCTTCCTGGCAGGCCCCGAGGGTGCCATCGAGACCTTCGGCCTGGACGATGCCTTTCCCATTGCCGACATTGACGACATCCTGCCCGGCATGATCGAAGGCCGCAGCCGGGTGTACTACCCACTGGGCAAAGATCATAACTTTGATGCCAAGGTGATGGACTGGGTCAAGTTGATCCGCAGCAAGGTTCGCTCAGGTGCTCATCCGCCCGGCGAGTTCGTAGCCTTGGAACACTTGCTCCACGACCTGCGCCTGTACAAGAGCGCAGCGGAAATCAGGGTGATGGCAAGGGCCAGCGAGATCAGTTGTGAGGCCCACAAGCGGGCAATGAAGCGGGCCGGCAAAGGTGTCTTTGAGTACGCCCTGGAAGCTGAACTGATTCACACCTTTATGGAAAACGGTGCCCGCTCCACGGCCTATCCGTCGATTGTGGGGGGCGGCCAGAATGCCTGTATCCTCCACTACATCGAAAACAGCGCCCCGTTGAACGAGGGCGACCTGGTGCTTATCGATGCGGGTTGTGAACTGGAATGCTATGCCTCCGATATTACCCGTACCTTCCCAGTCAGCGGTACATTCAGTGATGAGCAGCGGGCCCTGTACGAGGTGGTGTTGGCGGCCCAGTACGCGGCCATTGAGGAAGTCCGTCCCGGAAATCACTGGGACCACCCCCACCAGGCCGCACTGAAAGTGCTTACCCAGGGCTTGATCGATCTTGGCCTGCTCAAGGATACGACGGTAGAGCAGGCCATCGAGGAGCAGGCGTTCAAGCCGTTCTTTATGCACCGTACCGGCCATTGGCTTGGTATGGATGTGCATGATGTCGGGGACTACAAGGTGGGCGATGCGTGGCGCGAACTGGAGCCGGGCATGGCACTGACCGTGGAGCCCGGGCTATATGTGGCGCCGGACAACTCCAGCGTGGATGCGAAATGGCGTGGTATCGGCATTCGCATCGAGGATGACGTGGTGGTGACGAAAGAGGGCTGTCGGGTACTCACCGAGGCGGTCCCCAAGACCATTCCCGAGATTGAAGCGCTGATGGCCGACTGA
- a CDS encoding 16S rRNA (uracil(1498)-N(3))-methyltransferase, which translates to MNLALLFQDDFVATDTAVLTGRRLAHLHSVLKVAEGDLVPVGLVDGDIGTGRVVRLNDTEAVLQVELTTPPPAPLPLTLILAMPRPKMFRRVLQTCATLGVKDIWLINAYKVEKSFWQTPWLSDDNLRENMVLGLEQARDTHLPRLHVRKLFKPFVEDELPALLRNTRALVAHPGTSTPCPAHINEPATLCVGPEGGFIPYEVDKLTEAGCEAVHLGNRILRVETAVPVLVSRLFDACV; encoded by the coding sequence ATGAACCTGGCGCTGCTGTTCCAGGATGATTTCGTGGCAACGGACACAGCCGTGCTCACGGGCCGCCGGCTGGCACACCTGCATTCAGTGCTGAAGGTTGCGGAAGGCGACCTGGTACCTGTGGGCCTGGTGGACGGCGATATTGGCACGGGTCGCGTGGTCAGGCTTAACGATACCGAGGCCGTACTCCAGGTGGAATTAACCACACCACCGCCAGCCCCACTGCCCTTGACGCTGATCCTGGCCATGCCACGGCCAAAGATGTTCCGCCGTGTACTTCAGACCTGCGCAACCCTTGGCGTCAAGGATATCTGGCTGATCAATGCCTACAAGGTGGAGAAAAGCTTCTGGCAAACGCCGTGGCTGTCGGACGACAATCTGCGGGAAAACATGGTACTCGGCCTGGAGCAGGCGCGGGACACCCACCTGCCCCGGCTGCACGTCCGCAAGCTGTTCAAGCCGTTCGTGGAAGATGAATTGCCGGCCCTGCTGAGAAATACCCGTGCTCTGGTGGCCCACCCCGGCACCAGCACGCCCTGCCCGGCACACATCAACGAACCCGCCACCCTGTGCGTTGGCCCGGAAGGTGGGTTCATACCGTATGAAGTCGACAAGCTGACCGAGGCGGGCTGCGAAGCGGTACACCTTGGCAACCGTATCCTCCGGGTGGAGACCGCCGTGCCTGTGCTGGTCAGCCGCCTGTTCGACGCCTGCGTTTAG
- a CDS encoding cell division protein ZapA — MPQQPTTVEVKILDKEYLVACPQEEQEALLRSARHLDTKMREIRASGKVFGTERIAVMAALNITNEMLERDTMSDTASSILNAMDEKLDTALGEGTGN, encoded by the coding sequence ATGCCACAGCAGCCGACAACCGTCGAAGTCAAGATTCTCGACAAGGAATACCTGGTCGCCTGCCCGCAGGAAGAGCAGGAAGCCCTTCTCCGCTCCGCCAGGCACCTGGACACCAAAATGCGGGAAATACGCGCCAGCGGCAAGGTATTCGGTACCGAACGTATCGCCGTGATGGCAGCTCTCAACATCACCAATGAAATGCTAGAGCGGGACACCATGTCGGACACCGCCAGTTCAATTCTCAACGCCATGGATGAAAAGCTCGATACCGCTTTGGGCGAAGGCACCGGTAACTAG
- a CDS encoding DUF3299 domain-containing protein codes for MSEPLESRSRQRSLFATLFMVALVAAFSLSTAVRAKDASQEIDWLELMPEEDLNLLENMPEVSHEGDGPATLPDEIMTGRVVPEMDGRSGRIPGFVVPLKTTQDMRILEFFLVPYYGACIHVPPPPPNQIIHVKYKKGFKLEALYDPVWIEGTLKIEKTENDIASSSYSIVAEDVSPYEE; via the coding sequence ATGTCAGAACCTCTGGAATCCCGCTCGCGGCAACGCTCCTTGTTTGCCACCCTGTTCATGGTGGCGCTGGTCGCGGCCTTCAGTCTTTCAACCGCCGTTCGTGCAAAAGACGCCTCGCAAGAGATCGACTGGCTGGAACTGATGCCAGAGGAGGATCTCAACCTACTCGAGAATATGCCAGAAGTCTCCCACGAGGGTGACGGCCCTGCCACATTACCGGACGAGATCATGACAGGCCGTGTGGTGCCTGAAATGGATGGCCGGTCGGGCCGGATTCCGGGTTTCGTCGTGCCGCTGAAAACCACACAGGATATGCGCATTCTGGAGTTTTTCCTGGTGCCATACTACGGCGCCTGCATACACGTGCCACCCCCGCCACCCAACCAGATCATCCATGTGAAGTACAAGAAGGGCTTCAAGCTGGAAGCGCTCTACGATCCGGTGTGGATTGAGGGCACCCTGAAGATCGAGAAGACCGAGAACGACATTGCCTCGTCCTCCTACTCCATCGTGGCGGAGGACGTCTCACCCTACGAGGAGTAA
- a CDS encoding UPF0149 family protein, with protein MSETDTSNARAVAFERWANMFTAHKAFSHPSELHGVLCGRLAAGARISEEEWLSMVCEHMGLPQAATDESDELREFMASAYSQTLELLKATDMSFQPLLPDDDYAIEQRLEALTSWVRGFLEGMALSAGQALGEAPDEIRELIEDLVAISQVADDDEPDDESEQQLMEIVEYVRLGALAVFTEFNPPEKPSPNTPTLH; from the coding sequence ATGTCCGAAACCGACACCTCCAACGCCCGCGCCGTCGCCTTTGAGCGCTGGGCAAATATGTTCACCGCTCACAAGGCTTTCAGTCATCCATCAGAGCTCCATGGCGTGCTTTGTGGCCGGCTTGCTGCTGGCGCTCGTATCAGTGAAGAGGAATGGCTGTCCATGGTGTGTGAGCACATGGGCCTGCCCCAGGCTGCGACCGACGAATCGGACGAACTGCGGGAATTTATGGCCTCGGCCTATAGCCAGACGCTTGAGCTGTTGAAGGCTACCGATATGAGTTTTCAGCCCTTGCTGCCGGACGATGATTACGCCATCGAACAGCGACTGGAAGCGCTCACCTCCTGGGTGCGTGGTTTCCTGGAGGGCATGGCGCTGTCCGCTGGTCAGGCACTGGGTGAGGCGCCGGATGAGATTCGCGAACTCATTGAAGATCTGGTGGCGATCAGTCAGGTGGCCGATGATGACGAGCCGGACGATGAAAGCGAACAACAATTGATGGAAATCGTCGAATATGTACGGCTGGGGGCGCTAGCGGTGTTTACTGAGTTCAATCCGCCGGAAAAGCCGTCACCCAATACCCCGACTTTGCACTGA
- a CDS encoding TIGR02449 family protein: MEQSELQALADKLDRLIDHCRKLERDNAMLRELQDDWNRERAQLMHKNDLAKNKIEAMIGRLRALEHH; encoded by the coding sequence ATGGAACAGTCCGAACTACAGGCACTGGCGGACAAACTCGACAGATTGATCGATCACTGTCGCAAACTGGAACGTGACAACGCGATGCTGCGCGAGCTGCAGGACGACTGGAACCGTGAGCGGGCGCAGCTCATGCACAAGAATGATCTTGCCAAAAACAAGATCGAAGCCATGATAGGCCGCCTCCGGGCCCTGGAGCACCACTGA
- a CDS encoding DUF2750 domain-containing protein, translating into MNHDALTSVLESDGEARYDYFLSQVGEEREIWILVNAENRFLKIVSEDGDVEYLPVWPSEAFAVEYGKGSDDLTPKRIPLPDFFRKWVPGLTKDGLDVGVLPGVDETLWITEPEELKRDLQDELSSF; encoded by the coding sequence ATGAACCATGATGCATTAACGAGTGTCCTCGAATCAGACGGCGAAGCACGATACGACTATTTCCTGAGTCAGGTCGGGGAGGAGCGTGAAATCTGGATTCTGGTGAATGCGGAGAATCGTTTCCTCAAGATCGTGTCTGAAGATGGCGATGTGGAGTACCTGCCGGTGTGGCCCAGTGAGGCATTCGCGGTGGAGTATGGTAAGGGGTCCGACGATCTCACGCCTAAGCGTATTCCGTTGCCGGATTTTTTCAGGAAATGGGTGCCGGGTCTGACGAAAGATGGTCTGGACGTTGGGGTGCTGCCCGGTGTGGATGAAACCCTTTGGATAACCGAGCCGGAAGAGCTGAAACGCGACCTGCAGGATGAATTGTCGAGTTTCTGA
- a CDS encoding UbiH/UbiF/VisC/COQ6 family ubiquinone biosynthesis hydroxylase, with protein MSEQPQFDILVVGGGMVGSALALGLSRQGWNVGLVEGADRKALMQDPEEALSVEDFDPRVSAISVASQRLLEQLGVWPDITAGRHCPYQTMTVWDGDGTGRIQFEAAELRAPALGTIIENRRIVRALFDALTDSAVTLIDGVRVSGWWQDGHTRGIHLEDGQTFGARLVVAADGAHSRLRQWVGLPTREWDYGQQAIVCTVRTAQSHRYTAWQRFSPTGPLAFLPLLSESGDEHFCSIVWSQDTEEARRLMGLDDHAFKAELERAIERELGAVDLVSRRYAFPLRQRHAKEYIAPGFALVGDAAHTIHPLAGQGANLGYGDVRALLDELASARSKGIDPDNELVLARYQRRRKGENLAMMAAMEGFKQLFGRDELTLRWLRNTGMRWLNRLGPIKNRIAAEAMGLDA; from the coding sequence ATGAGTGAGCAACCGCAATTCGATATCCTGGTGGTTGGCGGCGGCATGGTGGGCTCGGCCCTTGCGCTGGGTTTGTCTCGGCAGGGCTGGAACGTAGGGCTGGTGGAAGGTGCCGACCGAAAGGCCTTGATGCAGGACCCCGAAGAAGCGCTATCTGTGGAAGATTTCGATCCCCGCGTGAGCGCCATTTCGGTCGCCAGCCAGCGGCTGCTGGAACAATTGGGGGTATGGCCGGACATAACCGCTGGTCGCCACTGTCCCTACCAGACGATGACGGTGTGGGATGGCGATGGCACCGGCCGCATCCAGTTCGAAGCGGCAGAGCTCCGCGCCCCGGCGCTGGGTACGATCATTGAGAACCGCCGAATTGTACGGGCACTGTTTGATGCCCTGACTGACAGCGCGGTGACCCTGATTGATGGGGTCAGGGTGAGTGGCTGGTGGCAGGACGGGCACACGCGAGGCATCCACCTGGAAGACGGCCAGACCTTCGGCGCCAGACTTGTAGTGGCGGCGGACGGTGCCCACTCCCGATTGCGCCAGTGGGTGGGGCTACCGACCCGCGAGTGGGATTACGGCCAGCAGGCCATCGTATGCACCGTTCGAACGGCCCAGAGCCACCGTTATACGGCCTGGCAACGGTTCTCGCCCACAGGGCCTCTGGCTTTCCTGCCACTGTTGTCAGAGTCCGGCGATGAGCATTTTTGTTCTATTGTATGGTCACAGGATACCGAAGAGGCACGGCGTCTGATGGGGCTGGATGACCACGCCTTCAAAGCGGAGCTGGAACGGGCGATAGAGCGTGAACTGGGCGCAGTGGACCTGGTCTCGCGTCGCTACGCGTTTCCTTTGCGTCAACGCCACGCCAAGGAATACATCGCCCCTGGCTTTGCGCTGGTGGGCGATGCCGCTCATACCATTCATCCCCTGGCCGGCCAGGGGGCGAATCTGGGTTATGGGGATGTTCGTGCGTTGCTGGATGAACTTGCCAGTGCCCGGAGCAAAGGCATTGATCCAGACAACGAGCTTGTTCTGGCTCGCTACCAGCGCCGTCGCAAGGGTGAGAACCTCGCGATGATGGCGGCCATGGAAGGTTTCAAGCAACTGTTTGGCCGTGATGAGTTGACCCTGCGTTGGCTGCGCAACACCGGCATGCGCTGGCTGAACCGGCTTGGGCCGATCAAGAACCGTATTGCGGCCGAGGCCATGGGGCTGGATGCCTGA
- a CDS encoding DUF808 domain-containing protein, with translation MAASSLLVLIDDIATVLDDVALMTKAATKKTAGVLGDDLALNAQQVTGVKPARELPVVWAVAKGSMLNKAILVPGALAISFFVPWLVIPLLMLGGAFLCFEGFEKIAHRFLHRQEDEQHKEELRNALKNPDADLKAVEQDKIKGAIRTDFILSAEIIAITLGTVSSQSIGMQFMVLTVVAVMITIGVYGLVAGIVKLDDGGLYLSQKESPFARRVGEGILWFAPWMMKALSVLGTIAMFLVGGGILTHGLPPVYEAIHHFVEGFGSVAQAVIPVLADGLFGVVAGALLVAVITPLTKLWKARSA, from the coding sequence ATGGCTGCCAGCAGTCTCCTCGTATTGATTGATGACATCGCCACGGTTCTGGACGATGTGGCGTTGATGACCAAGGCGGCCACCAAGAAAACCGCTGGCGTGCTGGGGGATGACCTCGCGCTCAATGCCCAGCAGGTAACCGGTGTGAAACCCGCGAGGGAACTGCCGGTGGTCTGGGCGGTGGCGAAGGGCTCGATGCTCAACAAGGCCATCCTGGTTCCGGGGGCTCTCGCCATCAGCTTCTTTGTGCCCTGGTTGGTGATTCCCCTGCTGATGCTGGGTGGCGCCTTTCTCTGCTTTGAGGGGTTTGAAAAAATCGCTCACCGGTTCCTTCACAGGCAGGAAGATGAACAGCACAAGGAAGAACTTCGCAACGCCCTCAAAAATCCCGACGCCGATCTGAAAGCGGTTGAGCAAGACAAGATCAAAGGGGCGATCCGCACAGACTTTATCCTGTCGGCCGAAATCATAGCGATCACCCTGGGAACGGTCAGTAGTCAGAGCATCGGAATGCAGTTCATGGTGCTGACGGTCGTCGCCGTAATGATCACCATCGGTGTCTATGGCCTGGTAGCCGGCATTGTGAAACTGGACGATGGCGGTCTGTACCTCAGCCAGAAAGAAAGCCCATTCGCCAGGCGGGTTGGGGAAGGCATCCTCTGGTTTGCTCCCTGGATGATGAAAGCCTTGTCAGTGCTGGGCACCATCGCCATGTTCCTGGTGGGTGGCGGCATTCTCACCCATGGACTGCCACCGGTGTATGAGGCCATTCATCACTTTGTCGAAGGTTTTGGTAGTGTCGCCCAGGCCGTTATTCCGGTGCTTGCGGACGGCCTTTTCGGCGTTGTAGCGGGGGCTTTGCTGGTAGCGGTGATCACACCACTGACAAAACTCTGGAAGGCGCGTTCGGCCTGA
- a CDS encoding ABC transporter ATP-binding protein, whose product MPDMTGKTDLHKDSSVTSESSVTPRQTLRISELAFRWDRTQPGIRYPDVTLNSGEHLFLRGPSGSGKSTLLSLMGGLIVPDTGRLELLGTDLAGLTSGQRDRFRADHMGVIFQQFNLVPYLSTLDNVTLPCKLSRKRRARALSSPEAEAKSLLTALGIPQSHWHRRVTTLSVGQQQRVAAARALTGAPELILADEPTSALDSDNRDRFIELLLGLAAEKHSSVVFVSHDKSLAQRFNHQLALEVTP is encoded by the coding sequence ATGCCTGACATGACCGGCAAGACAGACTTGCACAAAGATAGTTCCGTAACCTCAGAGAGTTCCGTAACCCCACGGCAAACCCTCCGCATCAGCGAACTCGCTTTTCGCTGGGACCGGACCCAGCCGGGCATCCGCTATCCCGACGTGACACTGAACAGCGGTGAACACCTTTTCCTCCGAGGCCCCAGCGGTAGCGGTAAGAGCACACTCCTGAGCCTGATGGGAGGCCTGATCGTGCCGGACACCGGTCGCCTGGAATTACTGGGCACAGACCTGGCAGGCCTGACCAGCGGCCAACGCGACCGATTCAGGGCCGACCACATGGGCGTTATCTTCCAGCAGTTCAACCTGGTGCCCTACCTGAGCACGCTGGACAACGTCACACTGCCCTGCAAGCTTTCACGGAAACGCCGAGCGCGGGCCTTGTCTTCGCCGGAGGCAGAAGCGAAATCCCTGCTGACTGCCCTGGGCATCCCCCAGAGCCATTGGCACCGGCGTGTTACCACCCTCAGCGTCGGGCAACAACAGCGAGTAGCCGCCGCCCGGGCACTGACCGGCGCCCCGGAACTGATCCTCGCCGACGAGCCCACCTCGGCCCTGGACAGCGACAACCGGGACCGCTTTATCGAGTTGTTGCTGGGGCTGGCGGCGGAAAAACACTCATCCGTTGTCTTTGTCAGTCACGACAAGAGCCTGGCCCAACGCTTTAACCACCAACTGGCCCTGGAGGTGACCCCATGA